In Miscanthus floridulus cultivar M001 chromosome 8, ASM1932011v1, whole genome shotgun sequence, the sequence acttttgCTCCCTCATCTTTTGCGCTAGTTCACTTTTGCTCCCTCATCTCTAAAACCAGGCACAAGACCTCCCTCATCTCTCCAAACCACGCACCTGACCTCCCTCGGTGGTTTGGCCTCCGGTATTCGCTGAGTCAAGCTAAAAATAGAAGACGCGAGCGCCCGCTGGTCACGCTCCTCTTTTTCCCCGAGTCCatgcgcgccgccgccaccgtcttgCCACGCCGCCATTAGGTTCGTCGTCATTGCTAGCCTGAAATCCTCCATGGCCCCTGGCACATCTCGCGTCCTCCTGCCGCAGCCTCCGTCCACAGAAGCGCCGCCGCTAGGAGGGAGCGGGCTGCCGCTAATCTGGTGCCCATACTGCGGGAAGGGGCGGATTTTGGAGCTGATGTCGAATACAGATGAGCACTCAATGGAAAGGTTCTTCAAATGCCCGAGGAAGTATAGACAGGTTAGATTTTTGAAATTTTGTGGTGTTAATTGAAAGCTAGGGTTTGTACAGTGCAaactgattttccttttttttagttTCCTCGCTGTGATTTCTACATGTTCGAAGAAGAATATGCCAACTTTCTTGTTCATTATGGGATGCTTCAAGAATCCGAGATGTGCCATTACCGTCCACTGGAGACGACAGATTGTGTGGAAGCTGAGGTGTATGAATAGGCGCTACCACTGATGAAGAAAGAACCTGTTGGGGTGTATGATCCTCGGAGGACTGTGGCTTCGGCCAAGAAGGGAGGCACGAAGAAGCAAAAACATTGGAATTGGATGATGTGTGTTGGCGTTGCTGTACTAGTGTTGTTAGGTTTCAATTCGGCCATTCTCCTTGTGTTGGTTGTCATGCAAATGTATAAATGACAACTGTTTATGTTTAATTTTCCATTGTAAAATGGTTCCAGTGACTTGTTCCTCAGTTATCAATGCATATGACTATGGAGCTCTTTGCTAGAGAATGACCTATGGTCCAGCACATGATATTGCATCTACTAGCCAAAATGACTAGTGAAACTAATTTTTAGCATATTCATCAGGACAATATGACCATCAGAATGAAGGAGACAACCAAACAAACTTATTTATCAGATTATACAGATTTTCACTAGTAACGAAACATCCTTGTCAGTCGGAACCAGTAACGAAACGTCGACGACAGCAGAGTATCACGAGCAACCTAACTTGCCCTTCTCCGCCTAGAGTAGTGCAGGTAAGCTGAATCCAGGCCCTGATTATGACATTGTCACGCGTCTCCGCCCAGATGGGTATTGCACCTTTCAGAACTCACCAGCTACCAACTAAGAAAGATTGTGGCACATGTTCTGCAGAAGAGAACATGCCCTGGTTGCTGCTGGGTTCGTGGTGCATATATCACTTCTTCACCTCACTGGACTCATCTGCATACATGGAATAGGCTTGCAGGTTCACTGGACTCACTGGACATATATCACTACAGGTAAGCAAGAGAACATGCCCAGATGGTTCACATAACTTAAGACAAATTGTCATACATGGCAGTTCTAGTTTACTGCGTACATAAGAGGAAATAGATAACAACAGTCTTATCAGGTAGCATACATAATTGTCATACATCATAAATGGCATATTTATTCAAGTTTGGCATACAACCAGACACACAAACACATCACAACTTATCAGATTTCTATGGAGGAAGAATCTGGAGTGGATTAGTTCCATATTTGTTTGGAATAGGCTTCTTCTTTGCTGGCTCTTGAGCAGACACATGAGCAGATGCAGTCCCACCAGTTAGCTGTACATTAACACTGCAGTTAACATTGGAAGTGGGCACTCTAGCTTGCAGGTTAATTGTAGCTGACCCAGAAGGAATGGTTGAAACCCTTGCACGTGCACTTGATTTGATGACGTTTTGTGAGTTTGTTGCCTTTGCCTACAACAATCAGAAGAAGCTAGAATTAATTTTAAATACAACTTGCATAACATAAAACTTGGAGATGTTGGTAAACATACCTTTTTCATGCTCTGTGCACTAGATACATCAGATGTGGCAGTCCTTTTTGTACCACTTGCCGTGCTCTTTTGTGTATTGGAAAGCACAACCATAGCATTTGGGTTACCTCCTACAGCTGACTGAGATCCTGTTGGCTGTGATACTGGAACTGACTTATATCCTGTTGGCTGTGATACTGGAACTGACTGAGAGCTACCTCCTGCTCTCTGAGAACCTCCTGCATGTGAAGGTCCTGCTCCACTTATGTTCGTACATGTTGACTTATTGTGTCCAGGCAAGCGGCATTTGCTGCATCTGATAATTGTTCCAGTTTTTGACATTTTAGTGGCCTTTCTCACTTCTGTTGGTTCCCTTCTCCTCTCAGTCTTTGGCCTGCCAGGCATTTTCACATAACCAGGAGCTCTAAGGGGTTCCCTATCAGATGCAGGCCAGCTATTCATACCCTCAACTGGGTTTAAGCAATGACTATATGTTTGGTTGAAGTGGTGTACAGAGTAGCAGTCAGCCACATATTCATCTAGGCAGTTGGTCTTGAATAATATACATGAAATGGCATGGCAACAAGGAAGTCCAGACAATTGCCAATACCTACAGGAACATTTCTTTGACACCAAATCAACTGTGAATCTATTGTCAAAATGCTGAACTTCAAATTTGTCGTTCCCATTGCAGATGGCATGGCAGTGTGCAGACATAGAAATGTAGACATTAAATTTTTTATTGATGTTTGGGCAGATAACCATTGTCCACTTCTGTGATTtagttctttgttcttggatCCTAACCATTACTTTCCTTCTAATAGTTTCAAGCATGGTGATTATAGGAAAGAACCTAGCCTCGATGATCCATTTGTTGAATGACTCACAAATATTATTATCTACGGAGTCACAATTAGAACCCAACCTGAACCAAGCTCGGCTCCAATGCTGAGGATGTGTGTTCATTATAGCTTGTGCACCTGCTCTAGTGTGTTGTGCTAGCTTTGCTCTTGCCAAGTTGAAAAGCATCAAACAAGGTGCTTTGGCACACCTCCAAAATTTTTTCTGGTAGTCCTTCTTCGTAAACTCCTTCTTCCAGTTTGCATAAATGTGCCTAGCACAGTTCCTGTGTTCAGCTTCAGGTGCCCATTTGCTGACAGTATTAAGAATTCCCTGAACAAGTTGGAAATATTATAAATCATCTGCCTTCATAGTTACAAATTTTAACATAACAAATGTTTTACAGCAGCATACCTTTTGCTGGTCTGAGATGAAAACTCATCCATGTCCTCCCTGCACACCAACATCCCTAAAGAGCATATCACAGAACCAATCCCAATTGTCGTTGTTCTCCTTGTCCACAACTGCCCAGGCAATAGGGTACATCTGGTTGTTGGCATCCCTCCCAATAGCACAAAGAAGTTCACCGTTAGTTGCTCCTTTGAAAAAGCATCCATCTAACCCAACAACTTTCCTACAGCCAGCTTTGAACCCTTCTTTGCAAGCATGCAGACATATGTACATTCTTCTAAAAATAGGAGGCTCTACATTATCTTCCTTGTTCACAATAACGTTGCTTCCTGGGTTGCTTCTGAGAAGCTCCATTTGGTAGTCATACAGCCTAGAGTACTGCTTTTTAGTTGCATCCAAAGCTTTCTGCATCACTAGTGATTTTGCTCTCTTTAGCTTCGACTTAGAAACGGTTGCAAACATTTCTTCTTGAACTGTCTGCTGCATGTGAGGTATTTTCCAGCATGGGTTGGCAAAAATAAACTTTTCATATTTCCTAGCAATTACAGCTGAGGTCACTAGTTTATTATCTCTTCTAGGTGGACACATGTGATTATTTGTAAATGTAGATATTTGCCAACTATCAGACCTAGAAGTATTTGACAACAGACATACCCATGGACAACCTTCCCAGTCACATATTGCCCTCACCCTCTTTGGGTCATTCTTAATAAACCGAATAACCTTTCTCTCATCCAAGCCATGCTTAAGTGCAGCCTTCTTGAATTGCTTCTTGGAACTAAATTTCATTCCCAACTTAAACTTGACAACAGGCTTCTTCTTGTTAAATCTTGGATATAGGCTACCTTGCCCTGTACCTCCTAACTCATCAATAGATTCTGCATCACTACTATCTAAATATGGAGTGTTGTtgccatcatcctcatcctcttgtTCATTTTGAGGCCTAGAATCAACACCTTCATATATCACATCATCTAAGCTTGCTGCCTCACCCTTCTTTATCTTCTTCTTGAAATCCTTAAATTTCTTATGAATTTGGGTTGCTTCTTCATCATCACCAGAACTACATGAGTCTCCAGGCATGTACTCACCGTCAGTGTTAGACATCTCATCTCCATTTGTGTCTCCTGGCATGTTATTTGGAGTACAGTAAAATTGACTGACAAGGTCAACTTGCTTGTCTATTTCTTTGCTTTCACCTTTCCAAATAGTCAAAGGTTGCAGatcttcatcttctatctcatTATCCTTGGAATTTTCTTCCATCTCTTCCTCATAGACACTTGCTTCAATAGCTGCATCATACTCATGATTTTCAGCATACACATCTGCAACATCACCTTCAACAATGCAGTCAGACATGATCTGGCACACTTTGTCATCAACTAAAGCTCTCAGGCCTATGCTCATGTCTCTCCCTGGAAATAGCCAATGCAAAATTGTGCCTTCTTTGACATTGCAATGGTCACGGAGATGGCCAACAACTTCAGGCAGCGACAACTTGTCTCGGTCGATGTAAGACATAGCTTGAGTACCTCCAACATAAAACACTCCATTGCTATTCCTCAAGAACTCCCCATTAAAATGAAACCGAACAGGGAGGAAGTCGCAACCATCCATGCCTAATCACGTGACACCTACATGCAGAAGATACAGGCTACGAGGTTCAGTACTAATAAAATAGGTGCGGTAAGAACATTAGTACTTAAAATAGGACTACAAGTGCTTAAAATAGGACTACTGATGTACCCATTACTTGTTAAATTACACAATCACCAAGAAAAACAACTCAAAAATACAGGATCCATTTGCGGCTTAGCGCTCACCGTGGTCAGCGGCACCGTGCTCGCGAGTTGGAGTGATGCGCTCGCCGAGGCCCAGTAGCACCGCTCCTGCATGCGCGCTGCGCCCGGCGCCCGCCCAGGCCCAGCGACACCGCTTGCTGCGCCCAACGCCCACTGCCCCGCCGCCTCTCGCAACTCGAATGCCGGAGCTAGGGTTCGTCAGTTTGGGGGATTTTTTTTGAACGAACAGAGTCGATCAGATCTTGGGCACGGGCACTTCTACTTGATTTAGTGCTGACTCAGCGAATACCGGAGGCCAAACCACCGAGGGAGGTCAGGTGCGTGGTTTGGAGAGATGAGGGAGGTCTTGTGCCTGGTTTTAGAGATGAGGGAGCAAAAGTGAACTAGCGCAAAAGATGAGGGAGCAAAAGTAGACTTTTTCCCCTAAAAGATGATGATGTTCATTAATTAATTCCAATCTGTATGTGAGAAAATATCCCGCTCCTCTCCTATG encodes:
- the LOC136471485 gene encoding uncharacterized protein, translating into MDGCDFLPVRFHFNGEFLRNSNGVFYVGGTQAMSYIDRDKLSLPEVVGHLRDHCNVKEGTILHWLFPGRDMSIGLRALVDDKVCQIMSDCIVEGDVADVYAENHEYDAAIEASVYEEEMEENSKDNEIEDEDLQPLTIWKGESKEIDKQVDLVSQFYCTPNNMPGDTNGDEMSNTDGEYMPGDSCSSGDDEEATQIHKKFKDFKKKIKKGEAASLDDVIYEGVDSRPQNEQEDEDDGNNTPYLDSSDAESIDELGGTGQGSLYPRFNKKKPVVKFKLGMKFSSKKQFKKAALKHGLDERKVIRFIKNDPKRVRAICDWEGCPWVCLLSNTSRSDSWQISTFTNNHMCPPRRDNKLVTSAVIARKYEKFIFANPCWKIPHMQQTVQEEMFATVSKSKLKRAKSLVMQKALDATKKQYSRLYDYQMELLRSNPGSNVIVNKEDNVEPPIFRRMYICLHACKEGFKAGCRKVVGLDGCFFKGATNGELLCAIGRDANNQMYPIAWAVVDKENNDNWDWFCDMLFRDVGVQGGHG